In Rhodamnia argentea isolate NSW1041297 chromosome 5, ASM2092103v1, whole genome shotgun sequence, the DNA window GTTTCAAAATGTTGAGTCCATAGTGACACTCTAACTGGTTTATATTGTATTTGGGGTGATGTCAGAACTAGACTGGAAATCCAGGCTGATCCTGCATGTGTGGATTTGAGATCTCGAAGTccatatttttatgaatttggcTGCAAGATGGTGCCGATGTGAGTATCTTTTGCAACACCTTTCCCCTCCACAGCCCAGAATCTTGGCGTTTCTTCTGTAGCATTGACTGAATACTCCCATcagatttttctaatttgttcTGGCACTGTCGAGGTCCTGCACGTAAGTTTTGGTCAAAACAAAAGGTCGTGAACATATTTAATAACTTTAACTTGAAGAAGTGCAGGGGATTAGTGAGCTTTTATGTGCGCGACTTGCATGGAACAAACTAATTCTTCTCCATAGCACTATGGGCATCCTCCCTGTATTGTTTTGGAGATTGCCCAGAAGACTAAAACTCTGTACCAATTTTAAACGATACCTGGTCATTTCAACCGGTTGGTTCATTCCTTGAACATCTATCAGTTTCTGCTCCCTTAGCTTCTTTCCCAGTTTATGTTTAAGCAAAATCCATTTTTGGGGGAGAAGTTTGTTAGGAATATTATGTTATAGAGGAAGTTGTCATTTTGCAGCCTATCTCTTTTCCTTCCTCATTTTCACGGCAGATAGTTCTGCAGTTGGTTCACTCAACGCAGCAAGAAACTTGTGGGTAGTTCatgttggtgaaaattttggatctACTACTGACACTGTAGTTGAGATGGGCTTCATCTAAGAAGCGCTTTTTTATGATTGTGTTTCAAGTTACAACTCAAAGATTTGCTAGTCAATGTTATATTTCTCCCATGTGCTGAAGAGGAGGCGTCTCTCGGGATTTACTCGTTCACCTATATACATCTGTTGCGATCATCAATAGTTCTGGTTCCTTATAATTTTGAGATCTTGTTCTATGTAAACTTATGATTTCTCCTTGTTCCTTTGATGAATAGTGTTGGTGATAGGACCCTTGGATTTCTGCTCTTCTCCGCATTTAGAAGTAGATATAAAGAAGTACTGACTAAGGCACACACTGCGTCGCATGTGGCAGCTCCGAAAATTCTCTCCCGACTTACTAAAGAAGAAGTCAATTGTAAGAGATTGATTGGATATTTATGTCTGCTTTCCGTTCTTATCCTGCATTATGTGAGATAGTGATGCTGTGGTTTCCTGTGTAGTGTATGAGGCAGCTCAATCGTCAGTGGCTGCCTTTAAGAAGTGGCGTGTAGGTGGCCGGAGATTTCAGCCCGCATCTGTTCTAGGGAGGAAGAGGAGATCAGAGGAATGAATGGTGTAATTTCTCATTCAATCCACGCCACATTTTGATCTTAATAAAGGCTCTGACCTCAACTTGAATTTGGTTATGGAGGAGCACTGCCCTATTGGAGAGCATCACGTCCTATCCGTGCAGTCAGTCGCGTGACAAAGCACCGAAGGGGGTTATTCACCTCTTGATATAAAGTTCCGCAATGCAACAGCTTCAATTTTCAAGCTCTTGTCAAGTTAGCTGTGTTTTTGTTGTTCTAACCTATTCCAGCAAAGAGAAGTCATTTACGTGATATCCGGACCAAATAAGcattttagtttcttttctgttttttgggtCTAAAGTTTAGTATGTACACTGGATTCTTGCACTTCATTGAAGTGCAAGACCGGGGCTTGTTTTGGAGTTTCTGTAGTGTTACATTGTAGATGAGTGTTGTGGCCGTGGATGTCATTCACAAGTCAAACTATATGTTCTGCATTCTCGCCAAAAGAACCACAAACATCGCAACAGGGGCCAGGCGTGATCTGAGCTAGTACGGAGTAACATTGGGTgcggacgagatgtttgcattttctttttggtctatTGGAATTTAGATTTAGTTGCCGTCGCAATCTCTGTGGAGGCGAGCATTGGAACTTATGAAAAGGAAGCTAAATTTGTTGGAGTGATGACTTCCAAGTTGGGTCAGAATGAGAATCGGTATGGAGTGCTTTCCGGTATATAAGGAAGTTagacaaattgatttgctatagaTTTCTGTGATATACATTTGCGTGGGGAGCGCACATGCATCGATTGTATGACCGGCTTCATTATTGCCTTGGCGAGTTTGTGTGATCGTGGGCAGGGCAATTGCCTTCATGATTCTATTCTCCTTTGCGGGCCAGACGTTCTAGCCTCCGGGACTACAAAGTTACAAATTCGATACAATGACTTGAGAATGAGAAATCATCCATTACAAATTAAAGCTGAAACTTCTCCTTACCTTaccatataaaaaaaaggaaaataataataagatattattaaaaattatcacatcacTGTAGAAGGGaccgaattgataaaaaaaaatattttaagattgaattgacacaattataataagggGGTGTATGATAATTGTTCTGTTCCAGaaatggatttttctatttttatttttggatgagtttttgagtaaaaaactacgtttgataacgacataaaatttatgaTCCTAAAATAGAAGTTCGTTTGataatagttgaaaatttctacttctagaaattattatttattatttaaaaataaaaaaaattatttatttttaactcCAGCGGCGGCGGTAGTTGTGGTGGCTTgcggtggtgggtggcggcggtcggcggaggtcggcggtggttgaTGGCGATCGGCGATGGTTGCGATGACCGGCGGAAGGTGATGGTGGGCGGCAAAGGTTGATGGTGGGCCGTGGTTGGCAATAGGCGGTGGTGGTAGGGTCGGCGGCGGCCGACGATTGCAGGTGGTGGGTGGCAGGTGTCGGGTGTGAGATAGGGCGAAGCgtggtggtcggtggcggcGAAGGTCACCGGTGGTTGGAGGCGATGGTCACAACCGTAGGCGGCAGCTACCAACGGAGGTCGGTgatgggtggtggtggttgacGATGAGGCGAGGGGCGATAGGCGGCGAGAGATCGAGGGTAACGGTTGGCGATGGTGAAggtcggtggcggtggttggTGGTAGGCGATGGTTGGCGACGGCGGGTGGTAGCGGCCGATGGTGAGGCGGGGGGGACGgcgggtggtggttggcgatgGCGGGTAGaggtgagcggttccgggttccttatAAGTTTCACTGGGAACTTGTAACTTACCCCATCGAAACGGATTCCTcgttttttggaacctggaacctatccatCATATCCTCGAAATCGAAACTttgaacttggaacctaccctatcacggGTTCTAGAGTCGGTTTCGGGGTATctgagaacctatcaatttcttttatttattttttcatttttagtttaagcaaaatgagagtgaacaccACAACATttgagagaaagtagaggtgggTGATTTTAAGTTTCATACGAGTCAcgcttagaacccgaaaccaatacattggaacacgtttatcatttttcggaatctgaaacctaaaaatttgtttgacttcggattatacactcatcattggATGCCATAGAATATTGTACGATTGTGCAaagacatataccaagaaaaatataaaaatttatttcatgatttaaagtccaggttccgggttccgggtagtggaatctggaacctacccgaTAGAAcagttttcttaatttttagaacctggaacctactttacataccttggaacctggaaccaggCCGAATCCTACGGGTTTCGGTTCCGGGTTCTTGGTTCaatggaaccatgctcacccctaatggtGGGTACTTGAGAAAAAGTAAGAGATTATTATTTCTGATTTCTATTTCTTCGAgagctaaaattttttgtttccgatttctcttcaaaatatatttctagaataaatttttgttttggaaatagaaaaatagaattatattaccacacgagtttctGATTCCAAATCTGTTCtagaaataagtttggaataTAAATAGAGAAGTGGAATGGTTCTCATGCACCCTCCAAAGTTAaagactttttcgataatttttggAGTTCAATTATATTGGGggtgaagaaaaagaaaaagaaaaagaaaaagaaaaagaaaaagatggggtGTCTCCATTTCTCACCTAGAGGCTACGCCAAGCCACGAAAAGGAGAGGAATAGATGTCCTGATGAAACGACCGCGCATTATCCAGcggaaagaaggagaagatgatgtGCCGACAACCTAATCCTAATGAAGCGCACACATCTCCACTCCACGCATTAATTTGCCCCCGACTCGACAACTTTCAGCTTCATTCGGATTGGCGGAGGCGCGGGACCCGCATCGGGTAAAATGGGGCCCACCCCATCCTTTATCCCTTTCCTTTCCATCTTTCTGGAACGAAGTGATTCATCACCCCCCTCGTCAACTGTAATGCAACGCTTCTCCTACCttccttctttccttcctcTCGATTCTCGACTCGCCATCCCCTCCGAGAAACACATCTCGCCCCACTCTCCATATCATCTCGTCTACCCAGCTCGCCCCCGATCTCTCCCCGGTTCTTGAAAGTCCTCGTCTTGCTTCTCGAGAGGTTGCGTCTCGTCTTGGGTGTTTTCATCCGTTCGTACGTGGTGGGACAAACCATGCCGAAACAGGCGTACAGAGTGTGCTTCTGCTTCCGCCGGAAGTTCGGGCTCACGGAGGCGGAGGCGCCGGGGGCGGTCAAGGACCTCTTCCGGCAGTACTCCGAGAATGAGGTCATGTCCGTCGATCAGCTCCAGAGGTTCTTGATCGACGTCCAGAGGGAAGACAAGGTCACCAAGGAGGACGCGCAGGGCATCCTCGATAGGCTTCACCAGCAGGGGCATTTGAACATTTTCCAGAGGAAGGGTCTCACTCTCGAAGCCTTCTTCTGGTACTTGTTTGGTGATATCAATCCTCCTCTGTCGCCGAATCTTGGGGTACGACCGTGATCTTTTTCATTGCTGCGTGTTGGATTTCCTACATTAGGTCTCTgcgttttccattcttttgttgttttctatTAAGGCCTGACGATCGGGGTGAGCTATGTGATTCTGCACCAGCTGAGATATGTGGAGCTGATGGAAGGAAGCAAGACAACATCCTTGTATTGTTGTGCGTGAATAGAGTGAATACAATCTCGTTTGGGTGCCAAGATTCTGTCTTGATGCTCGATCGATTTTCTCCTAGTTAGACAGAGCGATGTTATTGGTTCTTGTTCGTAAATTCACT includes these proteins:
- the LOC115743645 gene encoding probable DNA replication complex GINS protein PSF3, yielding MASYYDIDDIIAEEEPVSVIFQKPANGVGIDPSAEKNCVDQGSKVELPFWLANELCQRNAVSVLVPACFDEKTRLEIQADPACVDLRSRSPYFYEFGCKMVPIVGDRTLGFLLFSAFRSRYKEVLTKAHTASHVAAPKILSRLTKEEVNLYEAAQSSVAAFKKWRVGGRRFQPASVLGRKRRSEE